The bacterium genome segment AATCAAAAGGGCCAAAACAGATACCTCACCGATACATCCGCCTACATTACCTAAGAAACTATGAATAAGGGGGATTTGGGCTATCGCCTCGATGCCTTTCTCCTTTAACACCCCCAGGGGGGTGGCCGTAGTGACTGCATCCAGCCCGCTCTGCCTCAGGGTTGGTTCAGGCCAGGTCGTCATCTGCAGAGGCCAGGAGATAAGCAAAAAGACCCTGGCTACCAGGGCCGGATTAAAGGGGTTGTTACCGAGTCCACCATAGACCTGTTTGCCTATGATGATGGCTACGACTGAACCTACGGCGGCCATCCATAAAGGGGCGCCTGAGGGAAGATTTAAGGCCAAAAGAAAACCGGTAACTACGGCTGAACCATCAGCGATGGTTACTTTCCGCCCCATCACGCGCTGACAAAGCCCTTCTACTACTACGGCCACAAAGATACAGGTCAAGGTAACAAACAGGGCCGGCAGACCAAAAAGGGCCAGCCCCACAATAGTGGCCGGCAGTAAGGCAATAACCACATCCCACATAATGAGGGATATCGTATCCGAAGACCATAAGTGAGGCGAGGCAGATACTATCAGTTTTGATTCTTTCATAGGAAACTCCCCTAATAGAATACAGATAGCAGATGGTGGAATTCCGCGGCCCTGTGTTCTCTGTTCTGTATTCTGGGCTTTATTTTCTCAGGGCTGCCTTGGCATATTTAAATAAATGCACCATAGGTCGCCGGGCCGGGCAGACATAGGCGCAACAGCCACATTCAACACAGTCAAGGAGATTATATCTTTTGGCTTCCTCGAATCGTTCATTCTCGGCCAGAATACCAATAATGCTGGGCATAAGAGACATAGGGCAGGCCCTCAGACATCGGCCGCAACTTATACAGGGGCCTGGCTGGTCAGGGGGAATCTCGGCCCTCGGAAAGACAAGAATACCGGAAGTGCCTTTAATTACCGGCACATCAAGGCTGGCCTGAGCTATCCCCATCATAGGCCCACCCATAATCACCTTGCCGGGTTCACCCTTTAGCCCTCCACACTGGTCGATGACAAAAGAAAAGGAACTTCCTGAACGGACCCGAATGTTTTGAGGACTGGCTATACCGGGGCCCGTCACCGTCACTATCCGGTCAATCAACGGCCTTCTGGTAGTTACTGCCTGAGTAATAGCCGCGGCGGTGCCTACATTTTGAACGACACACCCTACGTCCATGGGCAGCCCTCCGGAGGGGACCTCCCGGCCAACTATAGCCGCAATCAATTGTTTTTCTGCGCCTTGAGGATATTTTGCCTCCAGGGTAACTACTTCTATATTCATTTTGGCTACGGCTTTTTTAAGTAAAGTAATGGCTTCCGGTTTGTCATCCTCCACCCCAATATAACCTTCTTCGGCGCCCAGGACCTTCATCATAATGGCCAACCCGGTAATGATCTTGTCCGTCTCTTCTACCATCAAACGATAATCAGCGGTAAGATAAGGTTCGCATTCAGCCCCATTAAGGATACAGACCTTAATCGGTTTGTCCTTGGGCGGAGAAAGCTTCACATGCGTAGGGAAAGCCGCTCCGCCAAGCCCAACCAGGCCGCTCGATCGAATACTGCCTAATATCTCTTCCGATGAA includes the following:
- the rsxC gene encoding electron transport complex subunit RsxC codes for the protein MVLEAGKGTSIEDRGSRLDTRGSFVAAGGRAMITTFKKGGIHPPKGKNLTRDKAVRTLPPPPQVVLPLSQHLGVPCESKVAKGDVVKVGQVIGESPAFVSASIHASIAGKVTNVGPMPNPVLGQAPAVTIESDETDTWVELGPERDWKKLSSEEILGSIRSSGLVGLGGAAFPTHVKLSPPKDKPIKVCILNGAECEPYLTADYRLMVEETDKIITGLAIMMKVLGAEEGYIGVEDDKPEAITLLKKAVAKMNIEVVTLEAKYPQGAEKQLIAAIVGREVPSGGLPMDVGCVVQNVGTAAAITQAVTTRRPLIDRIVTVTGPGIASPQNIRVRSGSSFSFVIDQCGGLKGEPGKVIMGGPMMGIAQASLDVPVIKGTSGILVFPRAEIPPDQPGPCISCGRCLRACPMSLMPSIIGILAENERFEEAKRYNLLDCVECGCCAYVCPARRPMVHLFKYAKAALRK
- a CDS encoding RnfABCDGE type electron transport complex subunit D; the protein is MKESKLIVSASPHLWSSDTISLIMWDVVIALLPATIVGLALFGLPALFVTLTCIFVAVVVEGLCQRVMGRKVTIADGSAVVTGFLLALNLPSGAPLWMAAVGSVVAIIIGKQVYGGLGNNPFNPALVARVFLLISWPLQMTTWPEPTLRQSGLDAVTTATPLGVLKEKGIEAIAQIPLIHSFLGNVGGCIGEVSVLALLIGAIYLLWRGHITWHIPLTFIAGLVLFTGIFWLYDGTQYANPIYHILNGGLFLGAFFMATDMVTTPITTRGMIIFGLGCGLITGLIRLFGGYPEGVSFSILLMNAFTPLLDRWKFTHPTKYGEVKSGD